The following are from one region of the Pectobacterium actinidiae genome:
- a CDS encoding oligogalacturonate-specific porin KdgM family protein: MKVYTRNLLIVCAGFTPFLTQAETDGKTTFQYEHNWKTEDRRHSDSIKLIHKKTNGWSYEVKFSTSAGGNSNYDVAYDDMQGGSGGMVIGKDFKLSKAATLTPSFEFSIGNASMMYQPGLKYNYRINSDWSTYARYRYEYKKPTRSSRYSTISTSDKYGYAGESYLSKSDTGRHRLDTGVTYSGFDKINLTYVFNYYIGDNTTKSYKYSKGEFTEREYAVYDNGKTDYEHQFKVQYKLNKQLTPYIEYDDISQSSTSSSRQGKIKVGFNYVF; the protein is encoded by the coding sequence ATGAAAGTATACACACGTAACCTACTCATTGTTTGTGCCGGATTCACGCCTTTCCTCACTCAGGCAGAAACCGACGGCAAAACCACTTTCCAATATGAACATAACTGGAAGACAGAAGACCGCCGCCACTCAGACTCCATTAAGCTCATTCATAAGAAAACCAACGGCTGGTCGTACGAGGTCAAATTCAGTACGTCGGCAGGCGGGAACAGCAACTATGACGTTGCCTATGATGATATGCAGGGCGGATCTGGCGGCATGGTGATCGGTAAGGATTTCAAGCTCAGCAAGGCCGCGACCTTGACCCCTAGCTTTGAGTTCTCCATCGGGAACGCAAGCATGATGTACCAGCCGGGGCTGAAATATAACTACCGCATTAACAGCGACTGGTCCACGTATGCCCGCTACCGCTATGAATATAAAAAACCGACGCGTAGCTCACGCTATTCGACCATTTCTACGTCAGATAAATATGGTTATGCAGGGGAATCTTATTTATCAAAATCCGATACTGGGCGCCATCGTCTGGATACCGGGGTAACCTATTCTGGTTTTGATAAAATTAATCTAACTTACGTCTTTAACTACTATATCGGTGATAACACCACAAAATCGTATAAATATAGCAAGGGTGAGTTCACCGAAAGAGAATACGCCGTCTATGACAATGGAAAAACGGATTATGAGCATCAATTCAAAGTTCAATATAAGTTAAACAAACAGCTAACTCCTTACATTGAGTATGATGATATTAGCCAATCCAGCACATCATCAAGCCGTCAAGGGAAAATCAAAGTTGGTTTCAACTACGTTTTCTAA
- a CDS encoding pectate lyase: MKRFALSLLAGLVALQASAATPDRLTIVNQYVDNVLTKAGDRYHGQSPTPLLADGVDPRTGKQMEWIFPDGRHAVLSNFSAQQNLMRVLVGLSNLSGNPSYKQRAEAMVKYHFQHYQDESGLLIWGGHRFVDLKTLQPEGPSEKEMVHELKNAYPYYDLMFSVDKDATARFIRGFWNAHVYDWKIMETSRHGKYGQKIGALWQSPFEQQPPFFATKGLSFLNAGNDLIYSASLLYKYNKEDGALVWAKRLAQQYVLPRDKATGLGVYQFTQALKREETTDDADTHSKYGDRAQRQFGPEFGPTALEGNMMLKGRTSTIYSENALMQLQLGKDLGAEGKELLTWTTDGLKAFAKYAYNESDNTFRPMLANGKDLSNYVLPRDGYYGKKGTVIKPYPADNSFLLSYARAYTVLPDAELWRVARGIAHAQGLGELGSAPGKDTKVDLATKNNDPYALFALLDLYQASKVKDYLSLAEKVGDNIISTRYQNGFFMEDSKRQYADIDTIEPYALLALEAAVRNQPQSVAPFLNGAGFTEGGYRMEDGSTRVSTRDNEIFLLNVGETLKPNNKK, encoded by the coding sequence ATGAAAAGATTTGCGCTGTCGCTCCTTGCGGGTCTGGTCGCTTTACAGGCCAGCGCCGCTACGCCTGACCGTCTCACCATCGTCAATCAATATGTTGATAACGTGCTGACAAAAGCCGGCGATCGCTATCATGGTCAGTCGCCGACGCCATTACTTGCTGATGGTGTCGATCCTCGCACGGGTAAACAAATGGAGTGGATCTTCCCCGATGGTCGCCACGCCGTGTTATCCAACTTTTCCGCACAGCAGAACCTGATGCGCGTGCTGGTCGGACTCAGTAATCTGAGCGGGAATCCCAGCTACAAGCAACGTGCCGAAGCGATGGTGAAATACCATTTTCAACATTATCAGGATGAGAGCGGCCTGCTGATTTGGGGCGGCCACCGTTTTGTGGATCTAAAAACGCTGCAACCGGAAGGCCCCAGCGAAAAAGAGATGGTGCATGAGCTGAAAAATGCCTATCCCTACTACGATTTGATGTTCAGCGTCGATAAAGACGCAACCGCACGCTTTATTCGCGGTTTCTGGAATGCACACGTTTATGACTGGAAGATCATGGAAACCAGTCGCCATGGTAAATACGGGCAAAAAATAGGTGCGCTCTGGCAAAGTCCGTTTGAGCAACAGCCGCCCTTCTTCGCCACCAAAGGCCTCAGCTTTCTGAATGCAGGGAACGATCTGATCTATTCCGCATCACTGCTGTACAAATACAATAAAGAAGACGGTGCGCTGGTTTGGGCGAAACGTCTGGCACAGCAGTACGTGCTGCCGCGGGATAAAGCGACCGGGCTAGGCGTGTATCAGTTTACGCAGGCGCTGAAGCGTGAGGAAACCACCGACGATGCCGATACGCATTCCAAATACGGCGATCGCGCCCAGCGCCAGTTTGGCCCAGAGTTCGGCCCCACCGCGCTGGAAGGCAATATGATGCTGAAAGGACGCACCAGCACAATCTATTCTGAAAATGCGCTCATGCAGCTTCAGTTGGGTAAAGATTTAGGTGCGGAGGGCAAAGAACTGCTGACGTGGACAACCGATGGCCTGAAAGCCTTCGCCAAATACGCCTACAACGAGTCGGATAACACATTCCGCCCAATGCTGGCTAACGGCAAAGATCTCTCCAACTACGTTCTGCCACGTGACGGTTACTACGGCAAAAAAGGCACCGTGATCAAGCCTTATCCTGCGGATAATTCATTCCTGCTTTCCTATGCTCGCGCCTATACCGTGTTACCGGACGCAGAACTGTGGCGTGTCGCACGCGGCATCGCTCATGCTCAGGGACTGGGTGAGTTAGGTTCAGCGCCGGGTAAAGACACCAAAGTAGATCTCGCGACTAAGAACAATGATCCTTACGCCCTGTTCGCGCTGCTGGATCTGTATCAGGCGAGCAAAGTGAAAGACTATCTGTCGCTGGCGGAAAAAGTGGGCGATAACATTATCAGCACACGCTACCAAAACGGCTTCTTTATGGAGGATTCCAAGCGACAGTATGCCGATATCGACACCATCGAGCCTTATGCCCTGTTAGCGTTGGAAGCTGCGGTGCGCAATCAGCCACAGTCCGTTGCGCCATTCCTGAATGGTGCGGGCTTCACTGAAGGCGGCTACCGTATGGAAGATGGATCAACTCGCGTGTCTACTCGCGATAATGAGATCTTCTTGCTGAACGTTGGCGAAACCTTAAAACCCAACAACAAGAAGTAA
- a CDS encoding type III secretion system chaperone: MTPTQQHITRLLRHYGALSRTQLGLQDGVCALREPDGQEAVVLEVPASSGVLLLHSDVMRFQEPVNTAVYQFMLMLNFEMAAMKGCWLALDENATLRLCTQHTAESLDEPSFTALLPAFISQAKETRLLIRGLLPRFIAA, translated from the coding sequence ATGACACCCACACAACAGCATATTACGCGGCTATTACGCCATTACGGTGCGCTCAGTCGTACCCAGTTGGGCTTGCAGGACGGCGTTTGCGCACTACGCGAACCTGACGGTCAGGAGGCGGTGGTGCTGGAAGTCCCCGCCAGCAGCGGCGTGTTGCTATTACACAGCGATGTGATGCGATTTCAGGAGCCGGTTAACACGGCGGTGTATCAGTTCATGCTGATGCTTAACTTTGAAATGGCGGCGATGAAAGGTTGTTGGCTGGCGCTGGATGAGAATGCCACGCTGCGTTTGTGCACGCAGCACACCGCAGAATCGCTGGATGAACCGAGTTTTACTGCGCTGCTGCCTGCTTTTATCAGCCAGGCCAAAGAGACCCGACTGCTGATTCGCGGCTTGTTACCACGGTTTATCGCGGCATAG
- a CDS encoding GntR family transcriptional regulator yields the protein MNYPIGQINHSYLGSSVYTMLREALITGQLKPDDRLRIRELAAQVGTSVTPVRDAILQLAKEQALVLKTPRDIRVPQLTEAQFIEIRTLRLALEGTGAEQAATHITPKMLEQIEENIRQNRLAIDDKNLREALRLNSEFHLFLAQAARMPLLTQFIGSLWMRTGPLIAQAYAHFSVQMAIEHHEEVFAALQQHDTRAARRAIQSDILDGSETMLAFIAIDQ from the coding sequence GTGAATTATCCAATTGGGCAGATCAATCACAGCTATCTGGGTTCCAGCGTTTATACCATGCTGCGTGAGGCGTTAATTACCGGCCAACTCAAACCAGACGATCGCCTGAGAATACGCGAGCTTGCCGCGCAGGTTGGCACCAGCGTCACACCGGTGCGAGATGCTATTCTGCAACTGGCGAAAGAACAGGCGCTGGTGCTCAAAACGCCGCGCGATATCCGCGTTCCCCAATTGACCGAAGCCCAGTTTATCGAGATCCGCACATTGCGGCTGGCGCTGGAAGGTACGGGAGCTGAACAGGCTGCCACGCACATTACGCCGAAAATGCTGGAACAGATCGAAGAAAATATTCGCCAGAATCGTCTGGCGATTGATGACAAAAATCTACGGGAAGCGCTGCGGTTAAATAGCGAATTTCATCTGTTTCTGGCACAGGCGGCGCGTATGCCGCTGTTGACGCAGTTTATCGGTAGCTTATGGATGCGCACGGGCCCGCTGATTGCGCAGGCCTATGCACATTTCTCCGTGCAGATGGCGATCGAACATCACGAAGAGGTTTTCGCGGCGCTACAGCAGCACGATACCCGCGCCGCCAGGCGGGCTATCCAATCCGATATTCTGGACGGCAGCGAAACGATGCTGGCCTTTATTGCCATCGACCAATAG
- a CDS encoding carbon-nitrogen hydrolase family protein, which yields MKICIAQILFVAGHVDENVKKHQDMVITASQNAVDIIVFPELSLSGYEPSLAEIVALPSEESKFDVFQSMSDEYGISIAVGYPVKFSDGIKITMIIFQPEKEMLFYSKQLLHPDEMPFFKQGKQQATLSVEGKVVVPAICYESLQPAHALEAAKLGANLYAASVAKSANGVVQAYAHYPVIARQHGMFVLMANAVGKADNFICAGQSAVWDREGKCLIQANATQEALLILDTETGKVMMIEKDHSS from the coding sequence ATGAAAATCTGTATCGCGCAAATACTGTTCGTGGCTGGTCATGTCGATGAGAATGTGAAAAAGCATCAGGACATGGTAATTACCGCGTCACAGAATGCTGTCGATATTATTGTCTTTCCTGAGCTTTCATTAAGCGGCTATGAACCTTCATTAGCTGAAATAGTGGCGTTGCCATCTGAAGAGAGTAAATTTGATGTCTTTCAGTCAATGAGTGATGAATATGGCATTTCTATTGCGGTAGGTTATCCTGTCAAATTCAGCGATGGGATAAAAATTACCATGATTATCTTCCAGCCTGAAAAAGAGATGTTATTTTATTCAAAGCAGTTACTGCATCCTGATGAAATGCCTTTTTTTAAACAGGGTAAGCAGCAAGCGACACTTAGCGTTGAAGGGAAAGTCGTTGTGCCAGCAATATGCTATGAGTCTTTGCAACCAGCCCATGCACTTGAGGCCGCGAAATTGGGGGCCAATCTTTATGCGGCGAGTGTGGCAAAGTCCGCTAATGGCGTGGTGCAGGCTTATGCGCATTATCCTGTCATTGCCAGGCAGCATGGGATGTTTGTTCTGATGGCGAATGCTGTTGGAAAAGCCGATAATTTTATCTGTGCAGGGCAGTCGGCGGTTTGGGATCGTGAGGGAAAATGTCTCATACAGGCTAATGCAACACAAGAAGCCTTGCTTATTCTGGACACCGAGACAGGCAAGGTCATGATGATTGAAAAGGATCATTCATCCTAA
- a CDS encoding oligogalacturonate-specific porin KdgM family protein, with product MKKRYLVAGILFAQIYAISASASDTKLSYEHSWGTMNRYHGDEIGMRHFMDNGLYVGVELNFYNKNKDLTIDDVVSNSYAFYTGYAYRLTPELTLTPNLEARFYSGGTSGEGTVGDIGASQSSGARYTPGLKLSWAVTDKTDLHAQYRYDLRKITRSKRTSTDDDTHRHRYEAGVAYKGFGNFTLAYTAYYYHADYVLQNNKKHDYQQDFDVSYTLNDNWTAHIGVEDVASGRDVKSREGKGKVGFTYTF from the coding sequence ATGAAAAAACGCTACCTTGTGGCCGGTATTCTCTTTGCCCAAATTTATGCTATTTCCGCGTCAGCCTCTGATACCAAACTCAGCTATGAACATAGCTGGGGAACCATGAATCGCTATCACGGTGATGAAATTGGTATGCGGCATTTTATGGATAATGGCCTGTACGTTGGCGTTGAGTTGAATTTTTATAATAAGAATAAAGATCTGACCATCGATGATGTCGTCTCGAATTCTTATGCTTTTTATACCGGCTATGCCTATCGCTTAACGCCTGAGTTAACCCTGACGCCTAATCTGGAAGCACGCTTCTATTCCGGTGGCACCAGCGGTGAAGGCACCGTGGGCGACATCGGCGCTAGCCAGAGTTCTGGCGCACGCTATACGCCGGGTTTGAAACTGAGCTGGGCTGTTACGGATAAGACGGATCTTCATGCGCAATATCGTTATGACCTCAGAAAAATTACCCGCAGCAAGCGTACCAGCACAGATGATGACACTCACCGTCACCGCTATGAAGCGGGCGTGGCCTACAAAGGTTTCGGCAATTTCACGCTGGCGTACACCGCTTACTATTATCATGCGGATTACGTGCTGCAAAACAACAAAAAGCATGATTATCAACAGGATTTCGACGTGTCTTACACCCTCAACGACAACTGGACAGCCCACATTGGCGTTGAAGATGTCGCCAGCGGGCGCGATGTGAAATCGCGTGAAGGAAAAGGAAAAGTCGGCTTCACTTACACGTTCTAA
- a CDS encoding ABC transporter substrate-binding protein: MQYTGKYLKKTVLMLAMMAGLSVGQSQAAVELETRSLDQIYQSALREGGTVTVYAGGDVQSQQARFKQEFEKRFPGIKLNVIVDYSKYHDARIDNQLATDTLIPDVVQLQTVQNFPRWKKEGVLLNYKPRGWDKIYPEFRDADGAWIGAYVIAFSNLVNTQLLDEKSWPREANDYLRLNLRGNLILAYPNDDDAVLFWYKLVVDKYGWDFVKKLQDQDPVYVRGTNVPGTEIATGKYSATFTSSGALVPAADSVTRFVLPKSDPFVSWAQRAAIFKKAKHPESAKLYLSWLLDPYTQTQVSRMWSVRTDIAPPEGYKHIWEYRNTRPQAFADFMYDRGAVERFRAQMSLYVGEAKGEPTPGWLGVNPEVPLVN; the protein is encoded by the coding sequence ATGCAATACACTGGGAAGTACCTGAAGAAAACAGTGCTGATGCTGGCCATGATGGCCGGACTCAGCGTCGGGCAAAGTCAGGCGGCAGTCGAACTGGAGACGCGTTCGCTGGATCAAATCTATCAGAGTGCACTGAGAGAAGGCGGTACGGTCACGGTCTATGCTGGCGGTGATGTGCAGTCGCAGCAGGCGCGTTTCAAGCAGGAATTTGAGAAGCGTTTTCCTGGCATCAAACTGAATGTGATTGTCGATTACAGCAAATATCATGACGCCCGTATCGATAACCAGCTGGCGACCGATACCTTGATTCCGGATGTGGTGCAGTTGCAAACGGTGCAGAATTTTCCACGCTGGAAAAAAGAAGGCGTGCTGCTGAATTACAAACCACGTGGCTGGGACAAGATTTACCCGGAATTTCGTGATGCAGACGGGGCGTGGATCGGTGCCTATGTCATCGCGTTCAGTAACCTTGTCAATACCCAGCTTCTGGATGAAAAATCCTGGCCGCGTGAAGCCAATGACTACCTTCGTCTGAACCTGAGAGGCAATTTGATTCTGGCCTATCCTAACGACGACGATGCGGTGCTGTTTTGGTATAAGCTGGTCGTGGATAAATACGGCTGGGATTTTGTGAAAAAATTGCAGGATCAGGATCCTGTTTACGTGCGTGGCACCAACGTACCCGGTACTGAAATCGCGACGGGAAAATACAGCGCCACCTTTACCAGTTCTGGTGCGCTCGTTCCGGCTGCGGATTCCGTCACCCGCTTTGTTCTGCCGAAGTCCGATCCTTTTGTGTCCTGGGCTCAGCGTGCCGCTATCTTCAAAAAGGCTAAACACCCAGAAAGCGCCAAGCTGTATCTAAGCTGGCTGCTGGATCCGTACACGCAGACTCAGGTTTCGCGTATGTGGTCAGTGCGTACTGACATTGCCCCGCCAGAGGGTTACAAGCACATCTGGGAATACCGCAATACTCGTCCGCAGGCATTTGCTGATTTCATGTATGACCGTGGTGCGGTCGAGCGCTTCCGCGCACAGATGAGCCTGTATGTCGGTGAAGCGAAAGGCGAACCCACGCCGGGCTGGCTGGGTGTGAACCCAGAGGTGCCTCTGGTTAACTAA